TGAATATGTTCGTTATCTTCACTAACTAAGCTGACATCTGGATTATAACCTATGGAAGTAATCACACTATCTGCTTCGATTGTTTTGGTTCCCTCTGCAGTTTTGATTATAATACTTTTATCAGCGATTTCAACTAAGCTGCTTTCTAAATAAACCGGTATTTTATGATATCTGATTAATTCTCTCAGCATATTAGAGTTTGCTGCGCTTACGCCCATTACTTTAACAATATCATCCAGCATTTCAACGATATATGGTTTCTTTCCCTGAAGTACAAGTTCATAGGCTATTTCACATCCGGTAAGACCACCACCAATAATGGCAATCTTTTCTCCCACTTTTTTCTCATCAACCAGGAAATCAATTGCGCTTATAGCTTTTTTGCTTCCCAGGTGGTCCTAAGATGTTTAAAGAGGTCTGACAATATAAAGATTATTTATGTTTTTCGTGACATATCAGATATATTGCATTATAATGAAGAAAAAAGCAAACTGAAGGAGGTAAATTTATATGAAATATGAGTTGATTCACGAAGTCTATGATCTTTGCAACGGGCGTCCGGATTCGGAAATTGAAGACATTGAGACTGATAATCTTGATACGTATCTGAAAGGACGGATAAGCAAAGCCTCCACGTATGAGAGAGAAGAGAGGGAAGATGATTCAGTGCTCTATACGGTTATGACGAATGGGCAAAAAGAAAGATATATTTTTTCACCTATAAACTAAAACATATAAAACGAAAGCTACATTTACATGAAGGAGCTGGCGCAGCGGTTTGATTTAA
The window above is part of the Novisyntrophococcus fermenticellae genome. Proteins encoded here:
- a CDS encoding FAD-dependent oxidoreductase; this translates as MGEKIAIIGGGLTGCEIAYELVLQGKKPYIVEMLDDIVKVMGVSAANSNMLRELIRYHKIPVYLESSLVEIADKSIIIKTAEGTKTIEADSVITSIGYNPDVSLVSEDNEHIHIIEDAKRLEI
- a CDS encoding acyl-ACP--UDP-N- acetylglucosamine O-acyltransferase, which translates into the protein MKYELIHEVYDLCNGRPDSEIEDIETDNLDTYLKGRISKASTYEREEREDDSVLYTVMTNGQKERYIFSPIN